From a region of the Terriglobia bacterium genome:
- a CDS encoding hemerythrin domain-containing protein, whose translation MDALKLLKQGHDKVKKILSQLDDTTEKAVKTRTTLFETVKRELTIHETIEEEILYPAFQEQAKLKDIVLEGYQEHHVVDLVMGELTGVSPEEEQWGAKLSVMKETVEHHIEEEEGEMFKKARQLFDPTELEALGTRLEARKTELEKESPEDLQESRDAA comes from the coding sequence ATGGACGCACTCAAGCTTTTGAAACAAGGCCACGACAAGGTTAAAAAGATCTTGTCGCAACTCGACGACACTACAGAGAAAGCTGTCAAAACACGCACGACACTCTTTGAGACGGTTAAAAGAGAGCTAACAATCCACGAAACGATCGAAGAGGAGATCCTGTATCCAGCCTTTCAAGAACAGGCCAAGCTGAAAGACATCGTGCTTGAAGGATACCAGGAGCATCATGTGGTCGATCTAGTTATGGGCGAGTTGACCGGTGTGTCTCCCGAAGAGGAACAGTGGGGCGCAAAACTGAGCGTGATGAAGGAAACTGTCGAGCATCACATCGAAGAAGAGGAAGGTGAGATGTTCAAGAAGGCCCGACAGCTGTTCGATCCAACAGAGCTCGAGGCGTTGGGTACTCGATTGGAGGCCCGCAAGACTGAGTTGGAAAAGGAGTCGCCAGAAGACCTGCAAGAAAGCCGCGACGCTGCATAG
- a CDS encoding tetratricopeptide repeat protein, with translation MPNLVRFDGFELDFDARRLRKRGIPIKLPYQCFQVLACLLEHPGCAVTREDLRRRLWCDDVFVDFDNNLNILVARLRELLCDSAEHPRFIETSRKFGYRFIGNVQRVQPAAEPGPPKRARLLVLPFINLSGDAAQEYFSDVITDELITALARIAPDALAVIARTTAMYYKGRHQDIARIGHELNVDFVVEGGVRREGDQVGINVQLIQTSDQAHVFAQKYDADMRDIFTVYGSIAQALATHVPVAADRVRFAAGVSAKRKPTEDVVAYNLYLQGRYRIYADVTSAKDFFEKAIARDPQFALAYDGLGESYWWIGFVGLTSPREAFSEGLWAALRAVEIDNTLAETHSLLGQFRKVPDYNWAEVQREMDVALALNPLSSVVRFRRALSWLMPMGRLDEAVAEVETALELNPMDLNLRSWLAVVLWLSRKYDRAEEVVLQVLEMDPNFAFAYALLGQIRCMQHRLDEAVEALRRSFAVFPVSSTLTWLGWALAQSGNVGEARALLSRRHVTVEHAYVPASCFAWTHLGLGEIDDAFAWMERAIEQFDPMMTPIKSYPHLDPIRSDPRFAALLRKMNLQD, from the coding sequence GTGCCCAACCTTGTCCGCTTCGATGGCTTTGAACTTGATTTCGACGCCCGCCGGTTGCGAAAACGGGGAATTCCGATCAAGTTGCCGTACCAATGTTTTCAGGTGCTCGCCTGCCTTCTCGAACACCCCGGTTGCGCGGTCACTCGGGAAGATTTGCGTCGTCGTCTCTGGTGTGACGACGTCTTCGTCGACTTCGACAATAATCTGAACATCCTTGTGGCTCGCCTGCGCGAACTGCTTTGCGACTCGGCCGAGCATCCGCGTTTCATCGAGACGTCGCGAAAGTTCGGCTACCGCTTCATTGGCAATGTCCAACGAGTCCAACCAGCGGCAGAGCCAGGACCACCGAAGAGGGCCAGATTGCTGGTCCTCCCGTTCATCAATCTCAGTGGAGATGCCGCGCAGGAGTATTTCAGCGACGTGATCACGGACGAGCTGATCACCGCCCTCGCGCGCATAGCGCCGGACGCGCTGGCGGTTATCGCCCGCACCACGGCGATGTACTACAAGGGCCGCCACCAAGATATCGCCCGCATCGGACACGAGTTGAACGTCGACTTCGTGGTGGAAGGTGGCGTTCGGCGCGAAGGCGATCAGGTTGGGATCAATGTGCAGTTGATCCAGACGAGCGATCAGGCGCACGTATTCGCGCAGAAGTACGATGCCGACATGCGCGACATTTTCACCGTCTATGGCTCCATTGCGCAGGCGCTCGCCACACATGTCCCGGTCGCCGCCGACCGCGTACGTTTCGCAGCAGGAGTCTCGGCCAAGCGAAAGCCGACCGAAGATGTGGTGGCTTATAACCTTTATCTCCAGGGCCGTTACCGCATCTACGCGGACGTCACAAGCGCCAAAGATTTTTTCGAGAAGGCTATCGCACGCGATCCGCAGTTTGCGCTGGCTTACGACGGGCTCGGCGAATCCTACTGGTGGATTGGTTTCGTGGGGTTGACCTCGCCGCGAGAAGCATTTTCGGAGGGACTGTGGGCAGCCCTCCGGGCCGTCGAGATCGATAATACCTTGGCCGAAACCCACTCCCTGCTCGGTCAGTTTCGCAAAGTACCCGATTACAACTGGGCGGAAGTCCAACGCGAAATGGACGTGGCGCTGGCGCTGAACCCCTTATCCTCGGTAGTCCGATTCCGCCGGGCGCTGAGCTGGCTCATGCCCATGGGCCGGCTCGACGAAGCCGTGGCCGAAGTCGAAACCGCTCTCGAGTTGAACCCAATGGACCTCAATTTGCGCTCCTGGCTTGCGGTTGTGCTCTGGTTGTCGCGCAAGTACGACCGTGCGGAGGAAGTCGTTCTCCAGGTGCTCGAAATGGACCCGAATTTCGCGTTCGCTTACGCCCTACTCGGCCAGATTCGCTGCATGCAGCACAGACTCGATGAGGCCGTTGAGGCGCTCCGGAGAAGTTTCGCCGTCTTCCCCGTTTCAAGCACCTTGACGTGGCTCGGCTGGGCGTTAGCGCAAAGCGGCAACGTCGGTGAAGCCCGTGCTCTACTCAGCCGGCGGCATGTCACGGTGGAGCACGCCTACGTACCCGCTTCGTGCTTCGCCTGGACGCACCTCGGGCTGGGTGAAATTGACGACGCCTTCGCCTGGATGGAGCGCGCCATCGAGCAGTTCGACCCGATGATGACACCGATCAAGAGCTATCCCCACCTCGACCCGATTCGCTCCGACCCGCGCTTCGCGGCGTTGCTGAGGAAGATGAACTTGCAAGACTAG
- a CDS encoding carboxypeptidase regulatory-like domain-containing protein, with protein MCRTRFILAVLVFAFAGATSVLAQVDYSTATLKGTVLDPQGLVVTSARVTISSPDTGWSRIIQTGVDGTYRFASLMPGTYRLQVEAPGFATALVMVVVSVGESANHDVRLQLGAARDAVDVPEMVPLVQMERTQQANTIDRRQLADLPNLTRLFTDTVFTLPGVSSSEAPRAQAPGFCGFQSTGLSIGGSNGRSNLVTIDGGENDLGSGQLRTPNVPVESVQEFQVNRSSFAAEFGFTAGTAVNVVTRSGTNRWRGAAHAYFGNEHISATNYFAPRTDKKAFQQDFVTGFTLGGPLVRNKLFMFTAYEFTKSDKPQFRNYANTDAAKGIRANVAQQEYVSQLAASGDPLLQATAGQLQFLLDPANFPNTMLMLGSNTGAFNDWKKFNNGVTRLDHQPTADDSITARFSWQHDDSSRMFMLDPSNAPDDAILGFWRDYTLLGAWSHSFTPKVLNQLRVQVVPMSSLESPPVSPHTAYVKIVGLGQFGGEVGEPFILHQRRFQFEDSLSAIWGKHTLKFGASYRPFTYVIRNELYFGGSFYFVGSAIPIVGGVIQPSSPAFLPLVGFNLAHGLPATGVSATNLTALQTFNLGLPLLYMQGFGNPETTGWEHYFGSYVQDSWKITRNLTLDLGGRVDVDAPSQPMPRNIYFSPRVGFAWNPGGDQKTVIRGGSGIFVAPIPLFIGYVSNLLSEKGDHINWVAGTLSAADTRILTLWAMLSGCTPQEPERCAQQPPFPRLSASQVEAAGFQIGPGQPGRVIYDIMQPYKNPYSVQASLSVQRELGSNMAIEVGYQMYHGVHLSVPLDTNMRETGIVDPFIGPIYTPIDPTLMERLTSESIGSSIYHGMLASLNRRFARGLQFQVNYTFSKAMDDNTDFNGDFRPFRPTRVGREWGLSTFDIRHNFVANAVYEAPFKAGGNFVSHVLADSTFSPILFLRSGIPFTVRVPGLQNGAGSTPLWARPWIAARNTGIGPNFYSLDLRITKSFYFDRDLGRRLDFLVQGTNILNRTNFSALNDTFPGGCMLPQAIPQPLPTGGVCDPQPFNVGPYSINYLTGPFNVRGVKGLDSSTPLGFKAAFDPRQVQFGLRLVF; from the coding sequence ATGTGCAGGACAAGGTTCATATTGGCAGTTCTGGTATTCGCGTTTGCCGGAGCCACCTCTGTCCTCGCTCAGGTTGATTATTCGACGGCGACTTTGAAGGGGACCGTTCTCGATCCGCAGGGTCTGGTGGTAACGAGTGCGCGCGTCACTATCAGCAGCCCAGACACAGGTTGGTCCAGGATTATTCAGACCGGTGTGGATGGCACCTATCGCTTTGCATCGCTTATGCCCGGCACCTATCGGTTGCAAGTGGAGGCGCCCGGCTTTGCGACTGCCCTGGTTATGGTGGTGGTGTCGGTAGGTGAGAGTGCCAATCATGACGTGCGCCTGCAACTCGGAGCCGCACGCGACGCCGTTGATGTCCCCGAGATGGTTCCGCTGGTTCAGATGGAGCGAACGCAGCAGGCCAATACGATCGACCGACGACAGCTCGCGGACTTACCGAACCTCACCCGTCTGTTCACGGATACCGTCTTCACACTTCCCGGGGTCTCCAGTTCGGAGGCGCCGCGCGCTCAGGCTCCCGGTTTTTGTGGGTTTCAGAGCACCGGGCTCTCCATCGGCGGCAGCAACGGCCGTAGCAACCTGGTCACTATAGATGGGGGCGAAAACGATCTTGGGTCTGGCCAACTGCGTACACCAAACGTGCCCGTGGAGTCGGTGCAGGAATTCCAAGTTAACAGGAGTTCCTTTGCGGCGGAGTTTGGCTTCACGGCCGGAACTGCGGTCAACGTCGTGACCCGCAGCGGCACCAACAGGTGGCGCGGCGCCGCACACGCGTACTTCGGCAACGAGCATATCAGCGCGACAAACTACTTTGCTCCACGGACCGATAAGAAAGCGTTCCAGCAGGATTTTGTCACGGGATTCACGCTCGGCGGTCCATTGGTCAGGAACAAGCTCTTCATGTTTACGGCCTACGAGTTCACCAAGAGCGACAAGCCGCAGTTCCGAAATTACGCCAATACAGACGCTGCCAAGGGAATTCGTGCGAATGTTGCGCAGCAGGAATACGTGAGTCAACTTGCGGCTTCCGGCGATCCGCTCCTGCAGGCCACAGCAGGGCAGCTGCAATTCTTGCTGGATCCTGCCAATTTTCCCAACACGATGCTCATGCTGGGGTCCAACACGGGCGCATTCAACGACTGGAAAAAGTTTAACAATGGGGTGACACGTCTCGACCATCAACCAACAGCTGACGATAGCATCACAGCCCGGTTTTCCTGGCAGCACGATGATTCCAGCCGGATGTTCATGCTGGATCCCTCCAACGCACCCGACGATGCCATCCTCGGCTTTTGGCGGGATTACACGCTGCTGGGCGCCTGGAGCCATTCGTTCACTCCGAAGGTCCTAAATCAGCTCCGGGTGCAAGTCGTACCGATGAGCAGCCTGGAATCGCCGCCAGTTTCGCCGCACACGGCCTATGTCAAGATCGTGGGCCTGGGGCAGTTCGGCGGTGAAGTTGGGGAGCCGTTCATACTCCACCAACGCCGCTTCCAGTTTGAAGACAGCTTGTCTGCTATCTGGGGTAAGCACACGCTCAAATTCGGAGCGTCCTATCGGCCATTCACCTATGTGATCCGTAATGAATTGTATTTCGGAGGGAGTTTCTATTTTGTCGGCAGCGCCATTCCCATTGTAGGCGGTGTGATTCAGCCGTCTTCGCCCGCTTTCCTTCCCCTGGTTGGTTTTAATCTGGCGCACGGTCTGCCTGCGACCGGAGTTTCCGCCACCAATTTGACGGCTCTCCAGACGTTCAATCTCGGCTTGCCGCTACTCTACATGCAAGGCTTTGGCAATCCTGAGACCACGGGTTGGGAACACTATTTCGGGAGCTACGTGCAGGACTCGTGGAAGATCACGCGCAACTTGACACTGGATCTCGGCGGCCGGGTGGACGTAGACGCGCCGAGCCAACCGATGCCGCGGAACATCTATTTCTCACCTCGTGTGGGGTTTGCCTGGAATCCTGGTGGCGATCAGAAGACAGTCATACGCGGTGGGAGCGGGATTTTCGTGGCACCTATTCCTTTGTTCATTGGTTACGTTTCTAACCTGCTTTCCGAAAAGGGCGACCACATCAATTGGGTCGCGGGCACCTTGTCCGCTGCTGACACTCGAATCCTGACGCTTTGGGCAATGTTGTCAGGCTGTACTCCGCAGGAACCTGAACGCTGTGCGCAGCAGCCGCCTTTCCCCCGGCTAAGCGCCTCGCAGGTCGAGGCCGCCGGTTTTCAAATAGGACCCGGCCAGCCCGGCAGAGTCATATACGACATAATGCAGCCATACAAGAACCCCTACTCCGTTCAGGCGAGCCTCAGCGTGCAACGGGAACTGGGCAGCAACATGGCTATAGAGGTCGGTTATCAGATGTACCATGGCGTCCATTTGAGCGTTCCGCTCGACACAAACATGAGAGAAACAGGAATCGTCGATCCTTTCATCGGCCCGATCTACACCCCAATCGATCCAACGTTGATGGAGCGATTGACTTCGGAATCCATCGGCAGCTCGATTTATCATGGCATGCTGGCTTCGCTGAACCGGCGCTTTGCTCGTGGGCTGCAGTTCCAAGTTAACTACACCTTCAGCAAGGCTATGGACGACAATACTGATTTCAACGGTGATTTCAGGCCTTTCAGACCCACCCGCGTGGGCAGGGAGTGGGGTCTTTCGACTTTTGACATCAGGCACAATTTCGTTGCCAATGCCGTCTATGAAGCACCATTCAAGGCCGGTGGCAACTTTGTTTCGCATGTGCTGGCCGACAGCACCTTTTCACCAATCCTGTTCCTGCGGAGCGGCATTCCATTCACGGTCCGAGTGCCCGGCCTGCAAAACGGCGCTGGAAGTACGCCCTTGTGGGCACGGCCCTGGATCGCCGCGCGCAACACTGGCATTGGTCCGAACTTCTATTCATTGGACCTGCGGATAACGAAGTCGTTTTACTTTGATCGCGATTTGGGGCGACGGCTAGATTTCCTGGTACAGGGCACGAACATCCTCAATCGTACCAACTTCAGCGCGCTGAACGACACTTTCCCCGGCGGTTGCATGTTGCCGCAGGCTATCCCGCAGCCGTTGCCAACCGGAGGCGTTTGCGATCCGCAGCCGTTCAATGTCGGCCCTTATTCCATCAACTATCTGACTGGTCCATTCAACGTCCGCGGCGTAAAGGGCCTTGATTCATCCACGCCATTGGGTTTCAAAGCGGCGTTTGACCCACGGCAGGTGCAGTTTGGACTGAGGTTGGTTTTCTAG
- a CDS encoding alpha/beta hydrolase, whose product MAAQAPARVVRPKRLFTICYYTFVAALLMAAWFLYRPTTFLRAYARARFAMAGAHSGIAQAGSYRIHYYAAGSGRPIVLLHGMGGDALFWADYLPTLTAHGRVYAIDLLGHGSSDHPDVDYRAALQAKVVHDFLDSQNIQQADLVGVSMGAFVALHVARLWPDRVRRLVVADSGGIIFDPSVPQPAFPQDVEAFRELMTPKRSWIGPFLVRDTLRRMQAQRDVMQRILQVRNSGTDFVNGKLQSVNMPTLIIWGEQDLLTPLSWGKALHQQVPQSTLVILKGCGHIALYDCRTQALPQMQSFLSSVRPESGGLRTISAE is encoded by the coding sequence ATGGCAGCACAGGCTCCGGCGCGTGTCGTCCGACCGAAACGGTTATTCACCATTTGTTACTACACATTTGTCGCAGCCTTGCTGATGGCCGCGTGGTTTCTATATCGTCCAACAACATTTTTAAGAGCGTACGCGAGGGCGCGCTTTGCCATGGCGGGCGCGCACAGCGGCATCGCGCAGGCTGGCTCTTATCGTATTCACTACTACGCGGCGGGTTCCGGCCGACCAATTGTGTTATTGCACGGCATGGGAGGCGACGCGTTGTTCTGGGCCGATTACTTGCCCACCTTAACCGCACATGGCCGGGTGTATGCGATCGACTTGCTGGGCCACGGGAGTTCCGACCACCCGGACGTGGATTACCGCGCCGCTCTTCAGGCAAAAGTTGTGCATGATTTCCTTGACAGCCAGAACATTCAACAAGCGGATCTGGTCGGTGTATCAATGGGAGCATTCGTTGCGCTGCATGTTGCCCGGCTCTGGCCGGATCGTGTGCGACGACTTGTCGTAGCAGATTCCGGTGGCATCATCTTTGACCCGAGTGTGCCGCAGCCAGCTTTTCCCCAAGATGTGGAAGCGTTCCGCGAGCTAATGACTCCCAAGCGCTCCTGGATTGGACCATTTCTGGTGCGAGACACATTGCGGCGCATGCAAGCCCAACGCGACGTCATGCAGCGTATCCTGCAGGTCAGAAATAGTGGTACCGACTTTGTTAATGGAAAGCTGCAATCGGTGAACATGCCGACGCTAATCATATGGGGGGAGCAGGATTTGCTAACTCCCTTGTCTTGGGGAAAAGCATTACATCAGCAGGTTCCCCAGAGCACGCTGGTGATCCTGAAAGGGTGCGGCCACATCGCGCTATACGATTGCCGAACGCAGGCGCTACCGCAGATGCAAAGCTTCCTTTCAAGCGTGAGACCGGAATCAGGAGGGCTCCGCACAATCTCTGCCGAATGA
- a CDS encoding NAD(P)/FAD-dependent oxidoreductase yields the protein MDAPSRPHVVIVGGGFGGLYAAKTLGNKPVRVSLIDRKNHHTFQPLLYQVATAGLSPGEIAMPIRGILSKYRNIEVLLGEVKDVDLKNKILHLPPNELAGDPGERGEIAFDYLILATGASHNYFGHTEWQGLAPGLKTIEDATEIRRRVLLAFELAERYARMERQQNPINFVIVGGGPTGVELAGTLVEIARRVLASDFRHIDPKRARVILVEAGPRVLSAYPEDLSHSAERQLRHLGVEVRVNAMVTNITRDHVEIGTERIPSAVTLWSAGVAASSLGRRLGVPTDRAGRVLVDPDLTIPGYSNVFVIGDLASVKEKNGKPVPGVAPAAIQMGKFAGKTILSDVHGKPRKAFEYWDKGSLATIGRAAAVADLGKIHLSGFLAWLSWLFVHVFFLIGFKNRVLVLLEWAWSYITFQRGARLITGNSDYIVREDQAVAHETRKVS from the coding sequence GTGGACGCTCCATCCAGGCCGCATGTGGTCATCGTAGGCGGAGGATTTGGCGGACTTTATGCTGCCAAAACCCTCGGCAACAAGCCTGTTCGCGTTTCTCTCATCGACCGGAAGAATCATCACACATTCCAACCTCTTTTGTACCAGGTGGCTACCGCGGGTCTGTCGCCCGGAGAGATTGCGATGCCGATTCGCGGCATCTTGTCTAAGTATCGCAATATCGAGGTCCTTCTCGGCGAAGTAAAAGATGTCGACCTGAAGAACAAAATACTTCACCTGCCTCCGAATGAATTAGCCGGCGATCCCGGGGAGCGCGGCGAAATCGCTTTTGATTACCTGATTCTCGCGACAGGCGCTTCTCACAACTATTTCGGGCATACGGAATGGCAAGGCTTAGCCCCCGGATTGAAAACGATCGAGGACGCGACGGAGATCCGGCGTCGCGTCTTGCTGGCCTTCGAACTCGCGGAACGTTACGCGCGAATGGAGCGCCAGCAGAACCCCATCAATTTTGTGATCGTCGGTGGCGGTCCCACCGGCGTTGAACTTGCAGGAACGCTCGTCGAAATCGCTCGTCGGGTGCTTGCGTCCGATTTCCGGCACATTGACCCGAAACGAGCGCGCGTCATCCTGGTTGAGGCTGGCCCTCGGGTGCTGTCGGCGTATCCGGAAGACCTTTCTCACAGCGCAGAGCGCCAGTTGCGTCATCTTGGCGTCGAAGTCAGAGTCAACGCCATGGTGACGAATATCACACGTGATCACGTCGAGATCGGAACCGAGAGAATTCCTTCTGCGGTAACACTGTGGAGCGCTGGAGTTGCAGCGTCGTCCTTGGGGCGGAGACTAGGAGTTCCCACCGACCGCGCCGGACGCGTCCTCGTCGACCCGGACCTCACGATCCCGGGCTACTCCAACGTATTCGTCATCGGCGATTTGGCATCTGTGAAGGAAAAGAACGGAAAGCCGGTGCCGGGAGTCGCCCCCGCGGCAATTCAAATGGGAAAATTTGCGGGAAAGACGATTCTGAGCGACGTCCACGGTAAGCCCCGCAAAGCTTTTGAATACTGGGATAAAGGTAGCCTTGCAACGATTGGACGTGCTGCCGCGGTTGCGGATCTCGGAAAAATCCATCTCTCAGGATTCCTTGCGTGGCTGTCCTGGCTCTTCGTTCACGTATTCTTCCTGATCGGGTTCAAGAACCGGGTCTTGGTACTGCTGGAGTGGGCGTGGTCGTATATCACCTTCCAGCGCGGGGCTCGGCTGATTACCGGAAACAGCGACTACATCGTACGGGAAGATCAGGCAGTAGCGCACGAAACGCGGAAGGTTTCCTAG
- a CDS encoding TetR/AcrR family transcriptional regulator — MPAITQQRFSAEDRRNQILQVATELFASKGYEGATTREIARRARVNEAIIFRHFPTKEELYWAVIEAKVQSAGTKEFMRDILNAGKPLRETFSDLAETILRRREKDQTLSRLLFFSALENHRLSQRFFQSYVADYYELLGDFIQQRIDGGQFRHVDAQLAARGFLGMVVYHSLIQDLFGGSKFHPFDLHAAAESMTDIWLEGMLSKTTS; from the coding sequence ATGCCCGCAATCACACAGCAGCGTTTTTCCGCCGAAGATCGAAGAAACCAGATTCTGCAGGTAGCGACAGAATTGTTCGCCAGCAAGGGATACGAGGGAGCTACAACGCGAGAGATTGCACGCCGTGCACGCGTCAATGAGGCCATCATCTTTCGCCATTTTCCGACGAAAGAAGAGCTGTACTGGGCGGTTATTGAAGCGAAAGTCCAGAGCGCAGGGACCAAGGAATTCATGCGAGATATCCTGAATGCGGGCAAGCCTCTTCGCGAGACCTTTTCCGATCTCGCTGAAACAATTCTGCGTCGCCGCGAAAAAGACCAGACGCTCTCGCGGTTGTTGTTCTTCAGCGCGCTGGAAAACCACAGGCTGTCGCAGCGCTTTTTCCAGAGCTATGTGGCCGATTACTACGAGTTGTTGGGCGACTTTATCCAGCAGAGGATCGATGGAGGCCAGTTCAGGCACGTGGATGCGCAACTTGCCGCCCGCGGTTTCCTCGGCATGGTGGTCTATCACTCTCTGATTCAGGATTTGTTCGGAGGCAGCAAGTTCCATCCGTTCGATCTGCATGCAGCCGCCGAAAGCATGACCGACATTTGGCTCGAAGGGATGTTAAGCAAAACTACGTCATAA
- a CDS encoding efflux RND transporter periplasmic adaptor subunit, producing the protein MNFRARSFAGLLGAAVLISLFFLSSCSTQKTEAAGNNVSRAVPVTVAKAIRRDMPVVITAIGNVSPVQTVQVKSMVTAEVMQVHFSVGQDVKKGQLLFTLDPRSFQADLAKAEGQLAKDEAAAANARMDQKRYHSLLKEGVVAQQQYDAMDSSAAQYDAAVQADKAAVQSARVNLQYTRIYSPITGRAGDILVHAGNLIKANDLAMVILNQISPIYADFTVPEKNLEEVRKYMAQGSLKVVATLPETSVPLAEGRVAFIDNTVDRATGTIALKAEFGNERRTLWPGQFVNINLQLTTEKNATVVPTQAVQNGQKGPYVFVVKADKSVEARNVDLGPSDNTEIVIRKGVDAGETVVTDGQVRIVPGSKVEWNSSTSLVEPQGKQS; encoded by the coding sequence ATGAATTTTCGTGCTCGGAGCTTTGCTGGCCTGCTAGGCGCGGCAGTGCTCATCTCACTGTTCTTCCTCTCGTCGTGTTCCACTCAGAAGACCGAGGCTGCCGGCAATAATGTGTCCCGTGCAGTGCCGGTAACCGTAGCCAAGGCCATTCGCCGCGACATGCCAGTCGTCATCACCGCTATCGGAAATGTCTCGCCTGTCCAAACCGTGCAGGTCAAGTCGATGGTCACGGCGGAAGTCATGCAGGTTCACTTCTCGGTTGGCCAGGATGTAAAAAAAGGGCAACTCCTTTTCACGCTGGATCCGCGGAGTTTTCAAGCAGATCTCGCCAAGGCCGAAGGCCAGCTTGCGAAAGATGAGGCCGCAGCGGCGAACGCGCGCATGGATCAGAAGCGCTATCACAGCTTGCTCAAAGAGGGTGTGGTCGCGCAGCAGCAGTATGATGCGATGGACTCCTCAGCCGCTCAGTACGACGCGGCGGTCCAGGCCGATAAAGCAGCAGTCCAATCCGCGCGGGTGAACCTCCAGTACACCAGGATCTATTCGCCAATTACGGGCCGCGCCGGCGATATTCTCGTTCATGCAGGTAACCTCATCAAGGCGAATGACCTTGCGATGGTTATCCTCAACCAGATCTCGCCCATTTACGCCGATTTCACAGTCCCGGAAAAGAATCTCGAAGAGGTCAGGAAGTACATGGCGCAAGGCTCGCTCAAGGTTGTAGCGACGTTGCCCGAAACGTCCGTTCCGCTCGCAGAAGGACGAGTCGCATTTATCGACAACACCGTCGATCGCGCCACGGGAACGATCGCGCTGAAAGCAGAATTCGGGAATGAGCGCCGCACCCTCTGGCCCGGCCAGTTCGTCAACATCAACCTGCAACTCACCACCGAGAAGAATGCAACGGTGGTGCCGACGCAGGCCGTTCAGAACGGCCAGAAGGGTCCCTACGTTTTCGTTGTGAAGGCCGATAAGTCCGTCGAGGCGCGAAACGTCGATCTTGGCCCCAGCGACAATACCGAGATCGTCATTCGTAAAGGGGTCGACGCCGGAGAGACGGTCGTAACCGATGGCCAGGTTCGTATCGTGCCCGGGTCGAAGGTGGAGTGGAACTCCTCAACATCTCTTGTGGAACCCCAGGGTAAGCAGTCATGA